The sequence ataagcTTCTTGTGAATTTAACTTGGCTTTAACATTCAGTATTTGGAAAGGTCTTAAAGAAAGCAATCCCTGTTTTAGGAATCCTTTCTCAACTCCTTGTTAGCCCAGGGAGATTAGTTTATACCTTCCAGCCCCAGTGGCTCTCAGTCTTAGCTGCTGTAGAGAATAAAATGCACCTTGTCCATCAGTGTTTTTGGCTCCTGGGATTCAATTCCAGTCCAGGCAAGTGCCCTTGGCTGGGGTTTTGTCCTGTGaacagatgctcagttgtgtctcatgTGTCTGCATTCACTCATGACTCTCCATTCTCTTGCTCTGAGCATAGTTAGGTCAGCTCCTAAAAATGCATTCAGCATAAGACTTCAAAACCTCAATTGCTCCATTTGTATGCAAATAGAAAGTGGGggataattatatattatacgcCTTTGTGTAAGTTCACTTAATACTTGAAGCAGTCTTTGTCCCAAAGAAGTGTGCCCTTACTGAGAAAACGGGTACGTGAATGGTACATTTATTCTTGGAAAGGGTGGATTGTTTACATCATGTCTGGACTTTTTGTCTAGTTGGATAGATGGTTCTGCAACACCAGCAGTCCTACAAAAAGAAGTCTCCGTAGATAAAGAAGCCTGCATAGGCGCTATTTTGTGTCCTTCTGtatacttttgaattgtagtCAAAAGAGAAATAAGTATTTGAACCCCAGTTTAACTGTGGAGCAAGAGACTAATGGTTAAAGGAGGTTTAAAACAGCGCACTGTAAAGTTTTTCTTgtatattggagtacagctgattaacaatgttgtgatagtttcaggtggacagcaaagggactcagccatacatgtatccattctccccaaatccAGGTAACAGCACATTTAATTCTTGAAGAGAACTGAGAAGGGAGATTTCCATGTGTTCAGCCACTGTAGCTCTGTCCTCATGACAAGTGGATTATAATTAATCTGACATGTAGTCTGTCTCTTGTTTTCAGTTGAACTGTTTATATTCAGCAGAGCTGaactcaaaaaaaagaaatacttctttaaaaaaaaccagaacaaactGAGTGCCTAAAGCAGCCAGTAAGAGGGGCTGTGCTAAGGATGGCAAGGCAGAGAAATACAGACACCGCATAAGACTATGAATGATAAACAGAATGAATGATACTTGAGAACCTTGTATATATTTCAGTCCTATGGTTTAACAATGACATAGTGTAGAAAATAGAGGATGTTTTTTGTCATCCAGCAATCAAAGACAGTACTGTAAAATTTCTCAGACTCTCATTTCTAAATGGATGCATGTGAACTTCAAGCTACATAATGTGTCTCAGCTTCAGTTACTCCAATGCGacattatttagttgctaagtcaggtctgactctttacgaccccatggactgtagcccactaagctcttctatccatgggcttttcccaggcaagaatactgaagtgggcagccatttccttctccaggggttcttcccaacccagagatcaaacccatgtcttctgcagtggcaagtggattctgtaccactgagccacctgagaaggccACTCCGTTGGTATAAAATACCCCAAATTGGGTGGTGATTAGAGTCTACAAAGGCTGGAACACAAAACTGCCTTAAGATATCCATAtgaaggatgtgagagttaaagGGTAACAGAATCAGGTCTATTTTAGTAGCCTTTTGCATGTTACTTTGGTGTGGGATTAGAATATAAATCTCAGCCATACTTGCCTGTGACTCGGCAGGACACAGCCCTCCAGATGACCAGGTCTCTGTGGGGAGTAATTACTCACTGGCTTCCTGCACGCAGCTTGATAATGTTCCGCTCCTGTGTTCAACCCGGCTGCAGCGGGGCAATGATTTGATAATAAGAGATCCTGATCAAATTAGAGAGCCATTTGGCTTCTGGATGAAGATGTTGATAAAAGTGTTGATGTCCATgctgcctgtttttttttaaaggtcaaaaCATAGTCTTAACTACAAACTACTACAAAAAACAGGAATGGGGAGCAGCATAAAGTTTgtgctttcttttcccttcattgTTACATCTGGGAAAGGGTCTGTTCTTTATTGGCTGGAATCCTGACTGGTTCTTTTAACCTTAACATTTGGAGGAGTTGAAATTGGAAGTAGGTACATTGCGAAGGTGTCTATATAATAAGTCTGTAAACTGCAACTCTGAATTAGAATCTAGCACTTGAGAGCTCTTGGTTTTCTGAGCTAGTTCTCACACAAATGCTTGTAATTGCATGTTTTAAGACAAAAAAGCTAAAGTTTTTGCTTTAGTTGGACAGTCATAATTGAATGTTGTATGTACAGTGGTTCTTCTTGTCTGAGACTCAAGGATGGGACTGCTGTTTGTGGAAGTTTGTTAGAAAAGAATCTGGACTGTATCCCATCCACAGTGTTTAGAAAAGCCAGGCAGAAGGGCCATGAAATCCCCCCTGTGTACCACTTGCTCAGCGCCTCTAAGACAGGAGCTTTTGCAGGCAACCTCAGAGCCGTGTGGGCTGTGATGGTGACACAGGCAGAGGGTGGGCAAGCCTGCCAGCGCCCCGCCTGGTCTGGACTTGCCTGTGCGCAGCTCCGTGAGAGCTCAGGGACCACGTGGAGATTGTGATTGGTCTCTAGACCACACCTAGTTGGTGAGTGCAGCTGCTGCCTGAAAGTCCCTCAGCTTTGCCGACATCACTGGAGCGCACACAAGCCTACCTTCGGACAGCAGACCGGAGAGGGACCGCAGAGCTGCCACAGTGGAGGATTCGTGGAAACTTTGTTGAGTGAGTGAAATGGGGAGACAGGGAAGTTGGTGGCTGGCACTGAGGGGTGTTGCtgggcagggcagcagtggaggtAAAGAATTGGTTTGTAATTGTTACCATCTGATTCCATCCGAGGTGGAAGATAGAGGGCTGGAGCGGATGCCAAGAGCACAATGGGCAAAGAGATAAGCCCAGAGTCAAACTGATACCCACCTCTTGGCACTCCTGCGATCCTGGCTGGCCATAAAGCAGCGGTCCTCCGACGCTTGTAAATTGATAAGCCTTGGGGCCAGAAAAATTGCAGAAGGGCTGCAGTGAGGGCCCGCTGCTTTCCCCCTACTCAAAACgatctcttttcctctcctaaGCAGCGCTGACAGCTGGGGCTGCGGCTTGAATGATGGCAAAAAGCAAGCTTTACTCCATTAGCCCATTAACAACACTCACAACATTAAAAATGCAGGAggtggatgggaggagagggCTGGAGATGAAGACCAGTGCAGCAGCGGGAGCTGGGAACTCtcctctccaggcttccctgctccgAGCTCAGATCCAGATCAGGAGCCAAAGAATGAGAACGTTCAGTTTAAAAGAACTATATGATGTAAATGTAGACAGTGTCCACGTGGGTTGTTAGGGAGAAAATCAGCCCTTTGGGCTTCCTTAGcctcggagagggcaatggcaacctactccagtactcttgcctgggaaatcccatggacggaggagcctggtaggctgcagtccatggggtcgcgaagagtcggacacgactgagcaacttcacttttcactttcatgcactagagaaggaaatggcaacccactccatattcttgcctggagaatcccaggaatgggagcctggtgggctgccgtctatggggtcgcacagagtcggacacgactgacgtgacttagcagcagcagccttaggaAGGTGTGTTTATACTTTTTAGAGGTCCTAGTCTAGCCCTGTGTCCACATTGCCTCTAACGGTGCGGGACTCGGTTGCGCTCGCTTAGTGTCCAGCGGAGGTTGGTCTAGCGAAAGAACCGTCCTCTTGGCGTGCTCAAGGTGTCCTGGGTGCCCCCACCCTACAGGTTCTCGGGCCTCCCGCGTAGGGCGATGCCGACCTCGTCCACCATCCACGTGCTGCAGCTTCTGCGAGAGCTGCTGGCCTTCGTGCTCCTCAGTTACACGGTGCTCATCGGGGCGCTGCTGCTGGCCGGTTGGACCACCTACTTCCTGGTGCTGAAGTGACAGCGCCGCCTGCCcggctccctgcccctcccacctcccgccccgcACCCGGCCCCAACCACCTGCCCTCCAGGGCGCTGCTCCGCCTCCGACCTCTGCTCCGCCTCCGACCTCTGTCCTGACGGACCCGCACGGCCGACCAGCCAACCAGAGAACTCTCCAGGGGCGAGGACCCGAGACCCTGTCCAAACACCCTTGGCGACGGCCGACTTCGCTCGGCTCCCTCTACCCCAGGGTCGGCTCCGCCCCGCCGCGCCCCACGCGGAAGCTCTGGCGGTTAGGTGTCTGGCAACGCGGTTTCTGCCGTTACCTTCAGCCCCGCCCCTTTCATCGTCTGTCCAATCCCGACTGCGCTCTCGGGCTGGGGCGTGGTCATGGGACTAAGCCCTCTCAAGTGGTGGCCGCTCCCCGCCCCCTGCTCGCGAAGTGCCATCACTTCCGGCGTGTGCGCCTGGCGTCCTGCCGCCGCGGAATGGCGGCTCTACGGAGTTGGCTTTCTCGGAGCGTATCCTCGCTTTTCAGGTACCGCTGCGGTCGTGAAGGAGGTCAGGGTCGGACGGAGAGTGGGAACTCTGGGAGCGCCGTAACCAGACTGCAGCCCCGGCGTTGCGGGCTCGCGCTTCGCTTCTCGGCCGAGCGGGTCACGGCGTCCCGCCCCTCCCGGAGGTTTGAGGACGCCCCGCCCCTACTCCAGGTCTGAGGCCTCTACCCCCGGGACACGCCCGGACTTCACGTCCCACTGACGCATTTTTCGTTGTTCACCTGCCGAAAGAGCATTCCCCCACTTCGGGCTGTCTTTTGGGGGCGTCTCGGTCTGCCCGCGAAATGACTTCGGTTGGCCTCTTGAAGTCACAGGGGAGAATTAAGGGGAAAGGCCTGGGCTGGCGGTGGCTTGCCGGAGGGAATTTTCCCTGAGGGGGGAGGAGTTCCGGAAGTGTTCGGCTTCCAAGCAGGCCTGGTTCCCCTCGCAGCGCCTGCGGGCTCCACGTCGTGTCGCAAGGACCATCAGACCCTTTGCAGCCTAGGCCGGAGGACCAGCGCTAAATCCTGCCTGCAGAAGCGTTTTTATTTGggccttagtttttaaaaagcttttagaCCACTATTTACACGTCTACACCTGGTACCTCTCAAACTCCACCACCATCCGCCCTCATTCCCGCGCGGGGGGAGCCAAGTAGCGATTGCCTGTTTGTGCGAGTCCAGGCCTCTCTAGTCCGCCCCGCTGCTCACTGAGTCCCGTCCTGTGAAAAGGCACCCTACGTCGTCATTTGGGTTCCAGCCT is a genomic window of Bos javanicus breed banteng chromosome 17, ARS-OSU_banteng_1.0, whole genome shotgun sequence containing:
- the LOC133228803 gene encoding uncharacterized LOC128125816 homolog, with translation MPTSSTIHVLQLLRELLAFVLLSYTVLIGALLLAGWTTYFLVLK